Proteins encoded within one genomic window of Lysinibacillus louembei:
- a CDS encoding RecQ family ATP-dependent DNA helicase has protein sequence MLEQALHKHFGYSAFRTGQKEVIEQLLAGRDVIALLPTGMGKSLCYQLPAYLLDAPVLIVSPLLSLMQDQVDQLRQFGEKRVVALNSFLTVQQKRYALHYLHEYRFIFASPEMLMQPQVKERLQQMKLGLIVADEAHCISQWGFDFRPDYLRLGEIIPMQHKPPILALSATATKSVLHDIETYLHMRSPFYFLHSVNRPNIHLAKHFFQHKDDKINWILEHVQTTAGPGIIYTQSRSKAESISLALLERGIAAAAYHAGKEAEDRQFIQQQFLVGKLDWIVATNAFGMGVHKGNIRQVIHEFMPANIANYMQEIGRAGRDGQPAVASLLYAEGDEQFAQFIVTEDLPKALHIEQYLRNRDKPMRMLEDGSISETAFRVLHYWMQQESNEEVQQRLQQMEVNKYKAVHEMLQIIQSTTCMREQIVHYFGQQLTEKISNCCQNCGLVFEEILAAKQHEEATEQSLTWQARLRRILLAE, from the coding sequence ATGTTGGAACAAGCATTGCACAAGCATTTTGGTTATAGTGCCTTTCGGACAGGACAAAAGGAAGTGATTGAGCAGCTTTTAGCAGGGCGTGATGTGATTGCATTGCTCCCGACAGGTATGGGTAAATCACTATGCTACCAGCTACCAGCGTATTTGTTGGACGCTCCTGTGCTTATCGTTTCACCACTTTTATCATTGATGCAGGACCAAGTTGACCAATTACGACAGTTTGGTGAAAAGCGTGTTGTCGCCTTGAATTCATTTTTAACTGTCCAGCAAAAGCGTTATGCCCTCCATTATTTGCATGAATACCGCTTTATTTTTGCTTCGCCAGAAATGCTTATGCAGCCACAAGTGAAGGAGCGCTTACAGCAAATGAAATTAGGGCTTATCGTCGCAGATGAGGCGCACTGTATTTCCCAATGGGGCTTCGACTTTCGTCCTGACTATTTGCGTTTAGGTGAAATTATTCCAATGCAGCATAAGCCACCAATTCTAGCTTTATCAGCAACAGCGACGAAAAGTGTATTGCACGATATTGAAACATATTTACATATGCGGTCACCATTTTATTTTTTACATTCGGTAAATCGCCCAAATATTCATTTAGCGAAGCATTTCTTTCAACATAAGGATGATAAAATTAATTGGATATTGGAGCATGTACAGACGACAGCAGGACCAGGCATTATTTATACACAGTCACGCAGTAAAGCAGAGTCTATTAGTCTGGCCCTGCTTGAGCGAGGCATTGCAGCAGCGGCATATCACGCGGGGAAGGAAGCGGAGGACCGTCAATTTATTCAGCAGCAATTTTTAGTAGGAAAGCTTGATTGGATTGTTGCAACGAATGCTTTTGGCATGGGCGTACATAAAGGAAACATACGACAAGTCATTCATGAATTTATGCCTGCTAATATTGCGAATTATATGCAGGAAATCGGGCGGGCAGGTAGAGATGGACAGCCAGCAGTTGCGAGCCTTTTATATGCGGAGGGAGACGAGCAATTTGCACAGTTTATTGTAACGGAGGATTTGCCGAAAGCGCTTCATATAGAACAATATTTACGGAATCGCGACAAGCCGATGCGCATGCTAGAGGATGGAAGCATTTCTGAAACAGCTTTTCGCGTGTTGCATTATTGGATGCAACAGGAAAGCAACGAGGAAGTCCAACAGCGCTTGCAGCAAATGGAAGTAAACAAATATAAAGCCGTGCATGAGATGCTCCAAATTATTCAATCAACTACTTGCATGCGAGAGCAAATTGTCCATTATTTCGGTCAGCAGTTAACAGAGAAAATATCAAATTGTTGTCAAAATTGTGGGCTTGTTTTTGAAGAAATATTAGCGGCGAAGCAACATGAGGAAGCAACCGAGCAGTCATTAACATGGCAGGCGAGGCTACGGCGAATATTGTTAGCTGAATGA
- a CDS encoding LysM peptidoglycan-binding domain-containing protein codes for MAQENYREKIEEHRQEIEFDGPLERKSRTSKKPKQRKSRLIRNMTILFIFIPLLLLGYVHFFYEPKSLAEKADDSVTVEPNKPSIENNEEQIAAAEKEKEEQAAAKEKAEKEAAEKAQAEKEAAAKAQAEKEAVAKAQAEKEAVAKAQAEKEAAAKAQAEKQAKEDAERLAAAKTHVVQPNENLYRISLKYYSDGNGIQKIMQANNLSSENIVVGQTLIIPQ; via the coding sequence GTGGCCCAAGAAAATTATCGTGAGAAAATTGAAGAGCACCGTCAAGAAATTGAATTTGATGGACCGTTAGAGCGAAAGTCACGCACAAGTAAAAAACCTAAACAGCGAAAAAGCCGACTAATTCGAAATATGACGATATTATTTATATTTATACCTTTACTTTTACTGGGCTATGTCCATTTCTTTTATGAGCCAAAAAGCTTAGCGGAGAAAGCAGACGATTCCGTAACAGTGGAGCCGAACAAGCCATCCATTGAAAATAATGAGGAGCAAATAGCAGCGGCAGAAAAAGAGAAGGAAGAGCAGGCAGCGGCAAAGGAAAAGGCTGAGAAAGAAGCTGCGGAGAAAGCTCAGGCAGAAAAGGAAGCTGCGGCAAAAGCACAAGCCGAGAAGGAAGCAGTAGCGAAGGCGCAGGCTGAGAAAGAGGCAGTAGCAAAGGCACAAGCAGAAAAGGAAGCGGCAGCAAAAGCGCAAGCTGAGAAGCAGGCGAAGGAAGATGCTGAGAGATTAGCAGCAGCGAAAACACATGTTGTGCAGCCAAACGAAAATTTGTATCGCATCTCGTTAAAGTATTATAGCGATGGAAATGGGATACAAAAAATTATGCAGGCGAATAATTTAAGCTCTGAAAATATTGTTGTAGGACAAACATTAATCATTCCTCAATAA
- a CDS encoding asparaginase, whose product MSKKTILLIHTGGTISMKMSAETGAVVQNEQNPLTAEKHMLSTYANIIEVEAFNLPSPHITPNEMLRLRNCIVEHVDKYAIDGVVITHGTDTLEETAYFLDLTTRYNFPIVLTGAMRSSNELGADGVYNLVEAVRVACSQEARGKGVLVVMNDEIHHAFNITKTSTSSVNTFQSPQYGPIGLITKKTVHIHHMPVQRQFVEVEKIEKRVALLKAYAGMEADLIDAVATLQYDGLVLEGFGQGNVTPAVAQRLKALVANGMPVILVSRCFNGIAEGVYGYEGGGKQLEDAGVIFATGINGQKARLKLLIGLNQVHHPVELRAFFS is encoded by the coding sequence ATGTCAAAAAAAACAATTTTATTAATTCATACAGGTGGTACAATTTCGATGAAAATGAGCGCTGAAACAGGGGCGGTTGTGCAAAATGAGCAAAACCCACTAACAGCAGAAAAGCATATGCTATCAACATATGCCAATATCATTGAGGTAGAAGCGTTCAATTTACCATCGCCACATATTACACCAAATGAAATGCTGCGCTTACGCAATTGTATTGTAGAGCATGTTGATAAATACGCAATTGATGGCGTTGTTATTACACATGGTACAGATACATTGGAAGAAACAGCATACTTTTTAGATTTAACAACACGCTATAACTTCCCTATTGTGTTAACAGGGGCAATGCGTTCATCTAATGAGCTTGGAGCAGATGGTGTTTATAATTTAGTTGAGGCTGTACGTGTCGCTTGCTCACAAGAAGCACGTGGAAAAGGGGTACTTGTTGTTATGAATGATGAAATACATCATGCTTTCAACATTACGAAAACATCGACATCTAGTGTTAATACATTCCAAAGCCCACAATATGGGCCTATTGGCTTGATTACAAAGAAAACTGTCCATATCCACCATATGCCTGTCCAACGCCAATTTGTCGAAGTAGAAAAAATCGAAAAGCGTGTCGCTTTATTAAAAGCCTATGCAGGAATGGAAGCCGATTTAATCGATGCGGTGGCAACATTGCAATATGATGGGCTTGTCTTAGAAGGCTTTGGACAAGGCAACGTCACACCTGCTGTCGCACAGCGTTTAAAAGCACTTGTCGCAAATGGTATGCCCGTCATCCTTGTTTCGCGCTGCTTTAACGGCATTGCAGAAGGCGTTTACGGCTATGAAGGCGGTGGCAAGCAGCTAGAAGATGCTGGCGTCATTTTCGCCACAGGCATTAACGGACAAAAGGCACGCTTAAAGCTATTAATTGGCTTAAATCAAGTGCATCATCCTGTTGAGCTGAGAGCGTTTTTCTCATAA
- a CDS encoding helix-turn-helix domain-containing protein — MIFQQILLDIFLKLNNERTVSSAYHLLRGKRSGQTIQDVGIFSLHAYFSVLPKLSRQRFNEFVGLLVEAGYLQVQETGYYTLTAKGIAQAQQGVPCIFDGWHYRGNEHIFYGRLSLIVQVLSYQSAQIKAFIPIQRDEGIQLFVRQFLMRHQYQSGALQVLLLQEITNNLETLAITEEQRYLLIHRLTGVDLPGFTWQQLAYQAGRTEMDMQLLYVSALHQWLQHISHYPYLADIAQGLRIQMPLTDSASQTAKLFAQGFSLEQIAYKRNLKQSTIEDHFVEMAMNDAAFPIEHFIQQEELMQVQQAILTQRTKKLKVLREVLPHLSYFQLRLALTKGGN, encoded by the coding sequence ATGATTTTTCAGCAAATTTTGTTGGATATTTTCCTGAAATTAAATAATGAAAGAACAGTATCCTCTGCCTATCATTTATTGCGGGGCAAAAGATCTGGACAAACGATACAGGATGTTGGCATTTTTTCATTGCATGCTTATTTTAGCGTGCTGCCAAAGCTTTCAAGGCAACGCTTCAACGAATTTGTAGGACTCTTAGTAGAGGCTGGCTACTTGCAGGTACAGGAGACAGGCTATTATACATTGACGGCAAAGGGTATAGCACAGGCACAACAAGGTGTGCCATGCATATTTGATGGCTGGCATTATCGTGGCAATGAGCATATTTTTTATGGGCGTCTGTCGTTGATTGTCCAAGTGCTGTCATATCAATCTGCGCAAATAAAAGCATTTATTCCGATTCAACGCGATGAAGGCATCCAATTGTTCGTTCGTCAATTTTTAATGCGTCATCAATATCAGTCAGGTGCGTTGCAAGTATTACTATTGCAGGAAATAACAAATAACCTTGAGACTTTAGCTATAACGGAGGAGCAACGTTACCTTTTGATTCATCGTTTAACAGGTGTTGATTTGCCAGGCTTTACATGGCAACAGCTTGCTTATCAGGCAGGGCGTACAGAAATGGACATGCAGCTGCTCTATGTTTCTGCATTACATCAATGGCTTCAGCATATTTCACATTACCCTTATTTAGCTGATATTGCGCAAGGTCTCCGCATTCAGATGCCATTGACAGACTCTGCATCTCAAACGGCTAAGCTTTTTGCGCAAGGCTTTTCACTTGAACAAATCGCATATAAACGAAATTTAAAGCAAAGCACAATTGAAGATCATTTTGTTGAGATGGCAATGAATGATGCTGCATTTCCAATTGAGCATTTTATACAGCAAGAGGAGCTCATGCAAGTACAGCAAGCGATTTTGACACAGCGTACGAAAAAACTAAAAGTATTGCGTGAGGTGTTACCGCACCTTTCTTATTTCCAATTACGTCTAGCATTAACGAAAGGGGGCAATTAA
- a CDS encoding metallophosphoesterase, which yields MKKLLLTGVGIASAGILHMWRQAFENNVRYHTLQLQGQISQSLRIFFISDIHLRTVDERMLRSIGKVEAVIIGGDLCDKRTPFERICRNIERLQELGPIYFVWGNNDHEVGEERLRQLFAEMHVTLLENNAELLTGPNRIWLSAILDTSTKKYSFEQAFAKCQKDDITFFISHNPQVFYRVPRYFKPNLMMGGHLHGGQLRFWKFGLHPQGSYSVRDGIPTLISNGYGTTLLPLRLGAKPECHVIDVTIE from the coding sequence GTGAAGAAGTTACTGTTAACAGGGGTAGGGATAGCGAGCGCAGGCATTTTGCATATGTGGCGTCAAGCCTTTGAAAATAATGTGCGCTATCATACATTGCAATTGCAAGGGCAAATATCGCAAAGCTTGCGTATTTTTTTTATATCAGATATCCATTTACGCACAGTCGATGAACGCATGTTACGGTCGATTGGCAAGGTAGAGGCAGTCATTATCGGTGGTGATTTATGTGATAAGCGAACGCCATTTGAGCGTATATGCCGCAATATTGAACGACTGCAAGAGCTTGGACCTATCTATTTTGTTTGGGGAAATAATGACCATGAAGTGGGGGAAGAGCGTTTGCGCCAGTTATTTGCAGAAATGCATGTAACGTTACTTGAAAATAATGCGGAATTGCTCACAGGTCCTAATCGCATATGGCTAAGTGCCATTTTGGATACCTCTACAAAAAAATATAGCTTTGAACAGGCCTTTGCGAAATGCCAAAAGGATGATATTACATTTTTTATTTCACATAACCCACAAGTTTTTTATCGTGTCCCTCGCTATTTTAAGCCAAATTTAATGATGGGGGGACATTTACATGGAGGGCAGCTTCGCTTTTGGAAGTTTGGTTTACACCCACAAGGCTCGTATTCTGTACGTGATGGTATCCCGACCTTGATTAGTAATGGCTATGGCACAACATTGCTACCGCTACGTTTAGGCGCAAAGCCAGAATGCCATGTAATTGATGTTACGATTGAGTAA
- the queF gene encoding preQ(1) synthase, producing MSSRTEQEGLGDLTLLGNQQVKYPTQYAPEVLEAVDSLHIERDYFVKFNCPEFTSLCPITQQPDFATIYISYIPDKKLVESKSLKLYLFSFRNHGDFHEDCVNIIMNDLIQLLDLRYIEVWGKFTPRGGISIDPWCNYGRPETKYEKIADYRLMNHDLYPEKIDNR from the coding sequence ATGTCTAGTCGTACGGAGCAAGAAGGTTTAGGAGATTTAACACTGTTAGGCAATCAGCAGGTGAAATATCCGACGCAATATGCGCCAGAAGTGTTGGAGGCTGTGGATAGCTTACATATAGAGCGAGATTATTTTGTGAAATTTAATTGTCCAGAATTTACGAGCTTATGTCCAATTACACAGCAGCCTGATTTTGCCACAATCTATATTTCCTATATTCCAGATAAAAAATTGGTGGAGAGCAAGTCGTTGAAGCTTTATTTGTTCAGCTTCCGCAACCATGGTGATTTTCATGAGGATTGCGTCAACATCATTATGAACGATTTAATTCAATTATTAGATCTGCGCTATATCGAAGTATGGGGCAAGTTTACGCCGCGTGGGGGCATTTCAATTGACCCATGGTGCAACTATGGTCGCCCTGAAACAAAGTATGAAAAAATAGCAGATTATCGCTTAATGAATCACGATTTATATCCTGAGAAAATTGATAATCGTTAA
- a CDS encoding response regulator, which translates to MQTILLVEDNEMNRDMLARRLTRKGFSVITAEDGQQGIDYAIEQQPALILMDLSLPVVDGWEATRQLKANIATKHIPIIVLTAHAMKADEEKAFQAGCDDFDTKPVMLERLLEKMAKALTSE; encoded by the coding sequence ATGCAAACAATTTTGCTCGTGGAAGATAATGAAATGAATCGCGATATGCTAGCAAGAAGATTGACGAGAAAAGGCTTTTCAGTTATAACAGCAGAGGATGGGCAGCAAGGAATTGACTATGCCATCGAGCAGCAGCCTGCCCTTATTTTGATGGATTTAAGCTTACCTGTTGTAGATGGCTGGGAGGCAACGAGGCAATTGAAAGCAAATATTGCAACGAAGCATATTCCGATTATTGTATTAACAGCGCATGCGATGAAAGCAGATGAAGAGAAGGCCTTTCAAGCTGGCTGCGATGACTTTGATACGAAGCCTGTTATGCTAGAGCGTTTACTTGAAAAAATGGCAAAAGCGTTAACAAGTGAATGA
- a CDS encoding HD domain-containing phosphohydrolase: protein MEGIKQAKILIVDDQEYNVSLLERILRRAGFEYLYSTMDPFQAQPLFEEVKPDIVLTDLHMPGMDGIQILQYIRSKDAILPVLMLTADLTPEAKKQAFQEGISDFLTKPIDRIELVLRITNLLQTRVLYGQLREQNQWLEEKVQQRTEELQQAKLEILNLLAKASEYRDDETGEHTQRVGHLSGLIAERLNLPKAEVELIRLAAPLHDIGKIGIPDQILLKPGRFEADEFERMKTHTTIGADILANSVFTTLKMARKIAIAHHEKWDGTGYPNGISGEDIPIEARIVALADFYDALTHERPYKRAWTPEETLAEIKAQRGKHFDPAVVDVFIELFNEQLLVKNG, encoded by the coding sequence ATGGAAGGAATAAAGCAAGCGAAAATTTTAATTGTTGATGATCAAGAATATAATGTGAGCTTGTTGGAGCGCATTTTACGACGAGCAGGATTTGAATATTTATATAGCACGATGGACCCTTTCCAAGCACAGCCTCTTTTTGAGGAGGTCAAGCCAGATATCGTTTTAACTGATTTGCATATGCCCGGGATGGATGGCATTCAAATATTGCAGTATATTCGCAGCAAAGATGCCATTTTACCTGTTTTAATGTTAACAGCTGATTTAACCCCAGAGGCGAAGAAGCAGGCATTTCAAGAGGGCATTAGCGACTTTTTAACGAAGCCGATTGATCGCATTGAGCTCGTTTTACGTATCACAAACTTATTGCAAACACGTGTATTATATGGACAATTACGTGAGCAAAATCAATGGTTAGAAGAAAAGGTGCAGCAACGAACGGAAGAGTTACAGCAAGCAAAACTAGAAATTTTAAACTTATTGGCGAAAGCTTCAGAGTATCGCGATGATGAAACAGGTGAGCATACGCAGCGAGTAGGGCATTTATCAGGCTTAATTGCTGAGCGATTGAATTTGCCAAAAGCAGAAGTAGAGCTAATTCGTTTAGCAGCTCCTTTACATGACATTGGAAAAATTGGCATTCCAGATCAAATTTTATTAAAGCCTGGTCGCTTTGAAGCAGATGAATTTGAACGGATGAAAACCCATACGACAATCGGTGCGGATATTTTAGCAAATAGCGTTTTCACTACGCTGAAAATGGCACGAAAAATTGCTATTGCGCATCATGAAAAATGGGATGGGACAGGCTATCCGAACGGGATTTCAGGTGAGGACATTCCAATTGAGGCACGCATCGTTGCATTAGCTGATTTTTATGATGCATTAACACATGAACGTCCATACAAGAGAGCGTGGACACCTGAGGAAACGCTTGCTGAAATTAAAGCGCAAAGAGGAAAGCATTTCGACCCAGCAGTTGTCGATGTATTTATTGAGCTATTTAATGAGCAGCTTCTTGTGAAAAATGGATAA
- a CDS encoding VUT family protein → MRILCYLASIVIANVVTARFASFEIGMFIVPMGTFFVGATFIFRDLVQNKYGRKKTYLFIFIALLLSAAVSFSLGDTLMIVAASALSFIISETADTEIYTRLKLSMAWRVLYSGIVGGLLDSTVFVIVGLSPLGAGFIPWAAVPAAIVGQILVKTIMQMLGVFIIIQGQTLREKRFA, encoded by the coding sequence ATGAGAATTTTATGTTACTTAGCCTCAATTGTTATTGCCAACGTTGTAACAGCACGCTTTGCATCATTTGAAATTGGCATGTTTATCGTACCAATGGGGACATTTTTTGTTGGAGCAACATTTATTTTCCGCGACCTTGTGCAAAATAAATATGGGCGTAAAAAAACGTATTTATTTATTTTTATTGCCTTACTGTTATCTGCAGCAGTATCTTTTTCATTAGGCGATACATTAATGATTGTAGCAGCTTCTGCGTTGTCATTTATCATTTCCGAAACGGCAGATACAGAAATTTATACACGTTTAAAGCTATCGATGGCTTGGCGTGTGCTTTACAGTGGCATTGTGGGTGGATTGCTCGATTCAACCGTTTTCGTTATTGTTGGTTTAAGCCCGCTTGGAGCAGGCTTTATTCCATGGGCAGCCGTGCCAGCAGCAATTGTGGGGCAAATACTCGTGAAAACGATCATGCAAATGCTTGGGGTATTTATTATTATTCAAGGACAAACTTTGCGTGAGAAGCGTTTCGCTTAA
- a CDS encoding 2,3-butanediol dehydrogenase: protein MKAARWHNARDIRVENIDEPVIAPGKVKIKVHWTGICGSDLHEYAAGPIFIPVEQPHYVSKDIAPIVMGHEFSGEVVEVGEGVTRVQIGDPVVVEPILSCGECAACKKGKYNLCKHLGFHGLAGGGGGFSEYTMVDEHMVHKMPEGLSYEQGALVEPAAVALHAVRLSKLKAGDKAAVFGTGPIGLLVIEALRAAGAAEIYAVELSPERAAKALELGAKAVINPAEEDVVSRLHELTNGGVDVAFEVTGVPVVLQQAIDSTAFEGETIIVSIWETPASVQPNNIVLAERTVKGIIAYRDIFPAVMELMTQGYFSAEQLVTKRIGLDDVVTEGFEALMKEKNHIKILVNSQA from the coding sequence ATGAAAGCAGCACGTTGGCATAACGCACGAGATATTCGAGTAGAAAATATTGACGAGCCTGTTATTGCGCCAGGTAAAGTAAAAATTAAAGTGCATTGGACAGGAATTTGTGGCAGTGATTTGCATGAGTATGCAGCAGGTCCAATTTTCATTCCTGTAGAGCAACCTCACTATGTTAGTAAAGATATCGCCCCAATTGTTATGGGTCATGAGTTTTCTGGGGAAGTCGTTGAAGTTGGAGAAGGCGTAACACGCGTTCAAATAGGCGACCCTGTTGTAGTAGAACCCATTCTTTCATGTGGCGAATGCGCAGCATGTAAAAAAGGAAAGTATAATTTATGTAAACATTTAGGCTTCCACGGTCTTGCTGGCGGCGGTGGCGGCTTCTCTGAATATACAATGGTGGACGAGCATATGGTTCACAAAATGCCAGAAGGCTTATCCTATGAGCAAGGCGCATTAGTAGAGCCTGCTGCAGTAGCGTTACATGCAGTTCGCCTAAGCAAGCTAAAAGCTGGGGATAAAGCTGCTGTATTCGGTACAGGTCCAATTGGTTTACTTGTTATCGAAGCGTTGCGTGCAGCTGGAGCAGCTGAAATTTATGCAGTGGAATTATCACCTGAGCGTGCAGCAAAAGCATTAGAGCTAGGTGCAAAAGCGGTGATTAACCCTGCCGAAGAAGATGTTGTAAGTCGCTTACATGAGCTAACAAATGGCGGTGTGGATGTTGCATTTGAAGTAACAGGCGTTCCTGTTGTGTTGCAGCAAGCAATTGATTCAACAGCCTTCGAAGGTGAAACAATTATCGTGTCAATCTGGGAAACACCGGCGTCTGTTCAACCAAACAATATCGTGTTAGCAGAGCGTACAGTAAAAGGTATTATCGCATATCGCGATATTTTCCCTGCAGTTATGGAATTAATGACACAGGGCTACTTCTCAGCAGAGCAGCTTGTAACAAAACGCATCGGCTTAGATGACGTTGTAACAGAAGGCTTTGAAGCGTTAATGAAAGAGAAAAACCATATTAAAATTCTTGTCAATTCACAAGCTTAA
- a CDS encoding YpdA family putative bacillithiol disulfide reductase, giving the protein MQKVDALIVGGGPCGLAAAIELQAIGLQPVVIEKGNIVNSIYNYPTHQTFFSTSEKLAISDVPFIVEERKPRRNQALVYYREVVRAKKIDIHRFEKVEKVEKNGAIFTVTTSKEQYETPYVIIATGYYDHPNYMGIEGEQLPKVYHYFKEGHPFFDTNVLVIGGKNSAIDAALELNKAGAYVTVVYRGSDYSPSIKPWVLPEFEGLVRSGEITMHFESEVEAIFEDKVVIRKAGQQLHIANDFVFAMTGYHPDHDFIRAMGVNIDETTGRPFFNEETMETNVPNLFIAGVIAAGNNANEIFIENGRFHGGMIAQAIQGKFKVPRRP; this is encoded by the coding sequence ATGCAAAAAGTTGATGCTTTAATTGTTGGAGGAGGACCTTGTGGCTTAGCGGCCGCAATTGAATTGCAGGCGATTGGATTGCAGCCTGTTGTCATTGAAAAAGGAAATATCGTCAATTCAATTTACAATTACCCGACACATCAAACATTTTTTAGTACGAGTGAAAAGCTAGCAATTAGCGATGTGCCATTTATTGTAGAGGAGCGCAAGCCTCGTCGCAATCAAGCCTTAGTCTATTATCGCGAAGTTGTACGTGCAAAAAAAATCGACATTCATCGTTTTGAAAAGGTTGAAAAAGTCGAAAAAAACGGCGCTATATTCACTGTAACAACGAGCAAAGAACAGTATGAAACACCATATGTTATCATTGCCACAGGCTATTATGATCATCCGAATTATATGGGCATTGAAGGCGAGCAGCTACCAAAGGTGTATCATTATTTTAAAGAAGGTCACCCATTTTTCGATACGAACGTCTTAGTGATTGGTGGCAAAAACTCAGCTATTGATGCAGCATTGGAATTAAATAAAGCCGGTGCATATGTCACAGTCGTCTATCGTGGTAGCGACTATTCACCAAGCATTAAGCCATGGGTACTGCCTGAGTTTGAAGGGTTAGTCCGCTCTGGTGAAATTACGATGCATTTTGAAAGTGAAGTAGAAGCTATTTTTGAAGACAAAGTGGTCATTCGCAAAGCAGGACAACAGCTACATATTGCGAACGATTTCGTATTTGCGATGACAGGCTATCACCCTGATCACGACTTTATTCGTGCTATGGGCGTAAATATTGATGAAACAACGGGTCGTCCATTTTTTAACGAAGAAACGATGGAAACCAATGTTCCGAATTTATTTATTGCAGGTGTCATTGCAGCAGGCAATAATGCCAATGAAATTTTTATTGAAAATGGACGATTTCATGGTGGTATGATTGCGCAGGCGATTCAGGGGAAATTTAAAGTACCACGCCGCCCTTAA
- the queC gene encoding 7-cyano-7-deazaguanine synthase QueC, which produces MKKEKAIVVFSGGQDSTTCLFWALQQFSEVEAVTFDYGQKHRLEIDCATKIAQQLGVKHHILNMALLNQLAASALTREDIAIEEGRDKGLPSTFVPGRNLLFLSFAGILASQVGAKHIVTGVCETDFSGYPDCRDSFVKSLNVTLNLAMDDTFVLHTPLMWLDKAQAWALAAELNAFDFVREQTLTCYNGIMADGCGECPACKLRQNGLQTYLATKVGQLA; this is translated from the coding sequence ATGAAAAAAGAAAAAGCCATCGTCGTATTTAGCGGCGGGCAGGATAGTACAACTTGTTTATTTTGGGCATTGCAGCAATTTAGTGAGGTGGAGGCTGTAACATTTGATTACGGACAAAAACATCGTTTAGAAATTGACTGCGCCACAAAAATTGCACAGCAGCTTGGTGTTAAGCACCATATTTTAAATATGGCATTGTTAAATCAGCTTGCAGCTAGCGCATTAACGCGTGAGGATATCGCAATTGAAGAAGGGCGGGATAAGGGGCTACCATCCACTTTTGTGCCTGGGCGCAATTTGCTGTTTTTATCATTCGCAGGTATTTTAGCAAGCCAAGTTGGTGCGAAGCATATCGTCACAGGTGTTTGTGAAACTGATTTTAGCGGCTATCCTGACTGTCGAGATAGCTTTGTAAAATCGTTGAATGTAACGTTAAATTTAGCAATGGATGATACATTTGTTTTACATACGCCGTTAATGTGGTTAGATAAAGCACAGGCATGGGCATTAGCAGCTGAGCTTAATGCATTCGACTTTGTACGAGAGCAGACGCTTACTTGCTATAACGGTATTATGGCAGATGGCTGCGGTGAGTGCCCTGCATGTAAGCTACGCCAAAATGGATTGCAAACGTATTTAGCAACGAAAGTGGGGCAACTAGCATGA